From Micromonospora carbonacea:
CGTGAGCTCGCCGACCTGACGGCGAAGGGCAAGGCGCAGAAGGCCGAGCTCGACCGCCGACTTCGTGGGCTTCGCCAGCAGATCGTGGTCACCGAGGAGACCGCGCTGCTGCAGGAGGCCGGCGTCTACCAGTACCGGCACCCCCTGTCGGACGCGGTCGCCTACCAGAGCCAGCTCAGCCGGATCCAGGACCAGACCAAGGCCATGGCCAGGAAGGACGGCGGCGCGGTCAAGGCCGCTACCGGATGGACGGTCAACGGCTCGGCCACGGAGGGCCGGGCGATGGTCCGGGACTTCTCCAAGCTGATGCTCCGCGCCTACAACGCCGAGGCGGACAACCTGGTACGCGGGTTGAAGCCGTACAAGCTCGACTCGGCCGTCGACCGGCTCGGGAAGGTGGCGACCACGATCGCCAAACTCGGCAAGACGATGCAGATCCGGATCGCCGAGGACTACCACCGGCTGCGGATCAAGGAGTTGGAGCTCACCGCCGACTACCAGGAGAAACTGGCCGAGGAGAAGGAACGGGAGCGGGAGGAGAAGGCCCGGCTGCGCGAGGAGCGACGCGCGCAGCAGGAGATCGAACGCGAACGCGCCCGGCTCGACAAGGAACGCCAGCACTACGCCAACGCCCTAGCCGCCCTGCAGGCCAAGGGCGACGCCGACGGCGTCGCCCAGATGCAGGACCGGCTGGCCCAGATCGACACCGCGATCCAGGACGTCGACCACCGGGCCGCGAACGTCCGGGCCGGCTACGTCTACGTGATCTCCAACCTCGGCGCTTTCGGCGAGAAGATGGTCAAGGTCGGCATGACCCGCCGGCTGGACCCGCTGGACCGGGTGCGGGAACTCAGCGACGCCTCGGTGCCCTTCAACTTCGACGTCCACGCCCTGTTCTTCTCCGAAGACGCGGTCGGCATCGAGGCGCAGATGCACGCACGGCTGGCCGACCGGCGGGTCAACCTGGTCAACCACCGCCGCGAGTTCTTCTACGCCACCCCGGAAGAGGCCAAGGAGCATCTGCTGGCGTTGACCGGCAGCCTGCTGCAGTACGAGGAGGTCCCGCAGGCCCTGGAGTACCGGCAGAGCCTCACCCAGGCGCAGGAGCACGCGGGCGCGCTCACCTGACGTGCCGGGATCGTGGACAGCCGGGACCGGTGCGGGCCGGTCGGGCCAGCGGAATCGCCAAGTTGGAGAGGTACGTATGTCGTCGGTTGGATTGTTCGCCTTCGGGTCAGCAGGCGGAAGCGGAGGTGTCGACCTGGGCGACGCGCCGTTCGTGGTGGTGGACGTGGAGACCACCGGGCTGTCGTCGAAATCCGACCGGATCGTGGAGATCGCCCTGGTCCGCGTCGAGGGAGGCCGGGTGGTCGACGAGTGGGCCACCCTCGTCGACGCCGGCCGGGACCCCGGCCCCACGTTCGTCCACCACATCACGGCGGACATGCTGTCCGGCGCGCCGACCTTCGCCGACGTGGCGGGGGACATCCTGAGCAGACTCGACGGTGCTGTCGCGGTGGCGCACAATGCCCGTTTCGAGGAGGGCTTCATCGCGCAGGAGTTCGCCCGCGCCGGCATCGACACCGCGCCTCTGCCGGCGGTGTGCACCCTGCGGTTGGCCCGACAGGTCCTGGCCGCGCCGAACTTCCAGCTCGTGTCCTGCTGCGCCGCGTACGGCATCGAGCTGCACGACGCCCACACCGCTCTCGGTGACACCCGGGCGACCGCCCAGCTCCTCACCCGGCTCCTGGCGGAGGCACCTGCCCTCCGGTTCCCGTCCGCGCCCGTGCCACTGCCTCGGTACCCCCGCCACGCCCAGCCCCGCACCCGGGCAACCGGCCTACGCAAGGGCACGGACGGGTGGATCCAGTCGCTGCTCGGGAAGCTGCCCTGCTCCACCAGCGACGCCGACCCGGCGTCCGCCGAGGCGTACCTCGCCGCCGTGGGGGATGCCCTCAGCGACGGCAAGCTGACCGGCGTCGAGGCCAAGGCGCTGGCCCGACTGGCCGGGCAGTCCGGCATGGGCGCCCAGCAGGTGCGGGACCTGCACCACCGCTACCTCGACGGACTGCGGGACGCAGCGCTCGCCGATGACATCCTGACCAGCACCGAGTACCAGCAACTCGTCACGGCCGCCCGACTTCTCGGGGAACCGGACTACTTCGCAGACCTCACTGCGCCCGAGGCGGAAACCACGCACCGCACCCGGGCGGTCAAGCAGAAGGGACAACGCGTCTGGTGCAGCCCGTCCGTGTCCGTCGACGCCCGTGACCGCCTCACTCAGGCCGGTTTCGTCCTGGCGGTGAACCTGACCCGCAACGTCGTCGTCGCCGTGATCACCGCGGCGGACCAGGACGACGCGAAGGTCGCGCGGGCCCGCGAACTCGCCATACCGATCCGCTCTGACCTGGCCCTCGACGACATGCTGGGGACCACCGCCACGCCTTCCCCGGCACCCCACCAGCCTGGAGCCGCCACGGTGGGCGTGGAACAGAACGAGTCCCGCGCCGAGCCGACACCGGCCGCCGCGGCACCCGTGCCCACCCCACGCTCACCGCAGGTCGTCGCCGGCTGGTACCTGGATCCGTCCGGGCGGTGGACCTACCGCTTCTGGGACGGCAGAAACTGGACCGAGCGGGCCAGCGCGGGAGACGGCCGCACCTGGTCGGACAGCACCGGCCTACCGCTGTGGTGTGCGCCCACGACGGACGGACTGGTCGACGGCCAGCAGCCGCACACCCTCACCGACCAGATCACGACCATGCAGAAGACCGACCTCCACGCGGCTCTGCTCCTGACCGTCCGGTGCATCGACGCGGTGGAGAACGACGCACGCGTCAACGGGCACGGGGTGGCTCCCTGGTACTACGAGAGGGCCGCCGTCATCCTCGCCGGCCTGGGCGACCCCACCGCCGAGATCGCCGTGCTCGAACGATTCGCCCGACAGAGACACGCCCCCGGGGCCGCCCCGGCCCGGCTCCTCGAACGACTCAGACAACGCCAGGCCACCGCCCACGCGTAGCCGCCACCACCGCCCATGACCCACCACGTACCTGGGTGGGGTTTCCTCCCGGTGCGCTCGCGGGGGCTCGCTCTCACGTCCCCCTCGCTGTCACCGGGCGGCGTGCCGCAGGGCCGGACTCAGCTCGGCAGCGCGTCGCCTCCCGCCGGTTGCGGGGCCGTCGCCATGGTCGTCGGCCAGCGCAGGTCGACCCCCCGCCCGGCCAGTTCGGACTGGAAGTCCTCAAGCAGTTTCGCGCTGGCCCGGACCCCGTGCGGCGATGTCCGGCGGTCCAGGCAGTAGGCGGCCAGCGCGCCGGCGGCCTCCCCGATCGACCACTCGGCCGGGTGCACCCGGTAGCAGCCGTTGGTGATGTGGGTGGTCCCGACGGCCTTGCCGGCGGCGATCACGTTGGTGACCCGCTCGGGCAGCAACGCCCCCAGCGGGATCTCGAACGGGTGCGCCGCCACGTCGAGGTATCCGTCGCCGCCGGTCGTCGGGTGCAGGTCGATCCGGTAGTGACCGGTGCCCACCGTGTCGGGATAGTGGACCGCACCGGCGGCCCCACGCACCGCGACCGACAGGTCCTGCTCGGTCGGCGTGGTCACCGCCACCAGCCGGCGGGCCTCCCTGATGTACGGCGCCTGCGCGAAGCCGTCGGCGGTGCCGGTCACGTCGGGGCGTAACCGCAGGCCGGGGAAACCGGTGCCGCCGTCCGGGCGGGGCGCCTCGGTCTGCAGCCAGTACAGGAACGCCTGACTGGCCTCCCTGGCCCGCCGGACGTGCCGCGCGGCATCCGGCACGTCGAACAGCGGCCCGTCCAGGTAGTCGTTCATCGGCCAGTTGACGAGCGTCACGTCGCTGGGGAACAGGCCGGGCCGGAACGCCCGCCGGTCGAGGATCCGCCGGTACGTCCACAGCTCCGGCGCGATCAGGCCCTCCTCCATCGAGGTCGCCGTCGAGCGGGGGTTGGGGGTGAACCGGCCGGTGACCGGCCGGCCGGTCCGCGGATCGGGGTAGGTCCAGCTGAACAGGGGGCCCGGCCAGCCGGGTGCGGTGCGGGTCCGCCAGTGGTCGTAGTCGGCCGGCCGGTCCACCGTGTGGTCGCCGTCGACGTGGTCGAGGGCGAAGCAGACGGTGGCCGCCTGCATGTTCAGCGGCGCGGGCCGGTCGGGGGCGCTCGGCTCGCCGGTCTGCGCCTGTGACTCGGTGCCGGTGCGGTGTTCGATGCCGGCGAGGGCCAGCAGCTCGCCGGTCTCGCTCGCCTCCAGGACGAGGCTGGCGGCGAGGTGGCGCAGCGTGCCGTCGGCGAGTCGGACGGTCAGGGCGGTCACCGTGTCCCCGTCGGTGTGGGCCCGTTCGACCTGCGCCCGCGTGTGCACGGTCAGCCGGCCCGCCGCGCGCCAGGGGGCGATCATGGCCTGGAGCACGGCCAGCGCCACCCGGGGCTCGTGACACAGCGGGCTGACCCAGCCGTTGCCCGGGTTGAGCGGTCGGGCGGCCCCGTCGGACGCGAGCGGATACCAGGTGCGGTAGTGGTCGCGTACCGCCTGCCGGAACCGCCGGTAGCTGGCCGTCGAGCC
This genomic window contains:
- a CDS encoding exonuclease domain-containing protein; translated protein: MSSVGLFAFGSAGGSGGVDLGDAPFVVVDVETTGLSSKSDRIVEIALVRVEGGRVVDEWATLVDAGRDPGPTFVHHITADMLSGAPTFADVAGDILSRLDGAVAVAHNARFEEGFIAQEFARAGIDTAPLPAVCTLRLARQVLAAPNFQLVSCCAAYGIELHDAHTALGDTRATAQLLTRLLAEAPALRFPSAPVPLPRYPRHAQPRTRATGLRKGTDGWIQSLLGKLPCSTSDADPASAEAYLAAVGDALSDGKLTGVEAKALARLAGQSGMGAQQVRDLHHRYLDGLRDAALADDILTSTEYQQLVTAARLLGEPDYFADLTAPEAETTHRTRAVKQKGQRVWCSPSVSVDARDRLTQAGFVLAVNLTRNVVVAVITAADQDDAKVARARELAIPIRSDLALDDMLGTTATPSPAPHQPGAATVGVEQNESRAEPTPAAAAPVPTPRSPQVVAGWYLDPSGRWTYRFWDGRNWTERASAGDGRTWSDSTGLPLWCAPTTDGLVDGQQPHTLTDQITTMQKTDLHAALLLTVRCIDAVENDARVNGHGVAPWYYERAAVILAGLGDPTAEIAVLERFARQRHAPGAAPARLLERLRQRQATAHA
- a CDS encoding DUF4041 domain-containing protein; this translates as MTAAATQPAGAPAVVPQQHSVSEPDIPLFGARGKARELAAEGTRLRSELEQARAELAGLRAEMSRLGMLSVLELEQQRARLGRELADLTAKGKAQKAELDRRLRGLRQQIVVTEETALLQEAGVYQYRHPLSDAVAYQSQLSRIQDQTKAMARKDGGAVKAATGWTVNGSATEGRAMVRDFSKLMLRAYNAEADNLVRGLKPYKLDSAVDRLGKVATTIAKLGKTMQIRIAEDYHRLRIKELELTADYQEKLAEEKEREREEKARLREERRAQQEIERERARLDKERQHYANALAALQAKGDADGVAQMQDRLAQIDTAIQDVDHRAANVRAGYVYVISNLGAFGEKMVKVGMTRRLDPLDRVRELSDASVPFNFDVHALFFSEDAVGIEAQMHARLADRRVNLVNHRREFFYATPEEAKEHLLALTGSLLQYEEVPQALEYRQSLTQAQEHAGALT
- a CDS encoding FAD-dependent oxidoreductase; its protein translation is MRTTTPTAEQHTDVLVVGGGVGGIAAALAACEGGARVVVVEPYGWIGGQLTSQAVPPDEHPWIETHGSTASYRRFRQAVRDHYRTWYPLASDGAARPLNPGNGWVSPLCHEPRVALAVLQAMIAPWRAAGRLTVHTRAQVERAHTDGDTVTALTVRLADGTLRHLAASLVLEASETGELLALAGIEHRTGTESQAQTGEPSAPDRPAPLNMQAATVCFALDHVDGDHTVDRPADYDHWRTRTAPGWPGPLFSWTYPDPRTGRPVTGRFTPNPRSTATSMEEGLIAPELWTYRRILDRRAFRPGLFPSDVTLVNWPMNDYLDGPLFDVPDAARHVRRAREASQAFLYWLQTEAPRPDGGTGFPGLRLRPDVTGTADGFAQAPYIREARRLVAVTTPTEQDLSVAVRGAAGAVHYPDTVGTGHYRIDLHPTTGGDGYLDVAAHPFEIPLGALLPERVTNVIAAGKAVGTTHITNGCYRVHPAEWSIGEAAGALAAYCLDRRTSPHGVRASAKLLEDFQSELAGRGVDLRWPTTMATAPQPAGGDALPS